The proteins below come from a single Metarhizium brunneum chromosome 1, complete sequence genomic window:
- the spp27 gene encoding Upstream activation factor subunit encodes MSAPLTPDEQGRYTEIIDDILATADLETISRKKVRQALEGRLGGKDLSEQKEAIKRLIEARFDAVSGADVEDVPEPSPHKRSNGVSVYDETDPSASPEPAKKKAKRASSSEDADARLAAQLQAQENSLARGRTTRGGGDRAVKKRKAPRKKSSKKVRDDDDSDVNGSGESGVKKRKAGGGFQKPFNLSSTLSDICGETQLSRPQVVKKLWEHIKANDLQDPADKRQIRCDAKMQAVFKQARVDMFKMNKEIGNHLYPVGEE; translated from the exons ATGTCTGCTCCTT TGACTCCCGATGAGCAGGGACGCTATACCGAGATCATCGATGATATCTTGGCGACTGCAGATCTCGAGACTATTTCTCGTAAAAAGGTCCGGCAAGCGTTGGAGGGCCGACTTGGCGGCAAAGACTTGAGCGAACAGAAG GAGGCGATTAAGCGTCTAATCGAAGCTCGTTTCGATGCTGTCTCTGGGGCTGATGTTGAAGATGTCCCAGAGCCATCGCCTCATAAGCGGTCTAATGGTGTCTCAGTCTACGACGAGACCGACCCTTCTGCCTCGCCGGAGCcagcaaagaagaaggcgaagcGAGCGTCCTCGTCTGAAGACGCGGATGCGCGCCTAGCTGCCCAGCTTCAGGCTCAAGAGAATAGCTTGGCCCGTGGACGAACCACCCGTGGAGGTGGTGACCGGGCTGTGAAGAAGCGAAAAGCGCCACGCAAGAAGAGCTCCAAAAAGGTCCGCGACGATGATGATAGCGATGTGAACGGCAGCGGAGAGTCTGGCGtaaagaagcgcaaggccgGTGGTGGTTTCCAGAAACCATTTAATCTAAGCTCTACGCTGTCTGACATTTGTGGCGAGACGCAA CTCTCCCGCCCGCAAGTCGTCAAAAAACTTTGGGAACACATCAAGGCCAACGACCTTCAAGATCCGGCAGACAAACGACAAATCCGGTGCGACGCCAAGATGCAGGCTGTGTTCAAACAAGCCAGGGTGGACATGTTCAAGATGAACAAAGAGATTGGCAACCATCTTTATCCAGTCGGGGAGGAGTAA
- the TNKS2 gene encoding Poly [ADP-ribose] polymerase tankyrase-2 produces the protein MACLEALPAEVLYEIAEWLVWDFKPPSDGRKFRGPSYARHHAALARSCRRLYSILNPQLYKRNIQQDAVLNSCVLWAAARGLLGTIKIAHGLGADLDLLGPQSRDFREKGWNGIGAPRGDASTPLHVAVENDHLDIVEYLLEHGAAVHISADGCCLCHYHVGAYALHMALKHSRKPKETAAMLIRHGAYLVSGNTPAAGIVSRMGHHDLFQLLVEQGRPESTKAALDHSLRSRNVPLFQDLLRRPGLDLSPPPSSYPSLLGLAVYMGLTDAVRALLSRSDVDPTNLHESEHSPLQEAAQGGHVGALHALLTMRPGIDVNATDDKGRSPLHHAADYGHVEVLKALTQYPDVKVGVRDKDGQTPLHLAAYGGKYDAVRFLIKHPGVQPLAVDAAGLNVLHCLAIGDLTRRKLELLKEEDDDDDDDDDNDDGYHWSNDLGHGYYYDFKDEHESSSKSSNEGGEDKNKEASPDADEVKEAEQTIRELISIGIPIDQEAPTSETALRIAIRRLNFPMAIALLACGCDHTIGFEEPSGWTLLHECLKLPCRKLPAKQSMQTELVKQLVGRGVNIEAAYSYDPDFVLMDMEERDMLVNESATPLYCAAALAHNTRSMEVLLEAGADPNAEIYRFGRYSEPLLTALYPKLRYNPRQPFSVFGVLVKHGAKLDEAGGEGKTALEAAIDCPKAAKEMLLHATSENICREHVQSVIDDLSSRKKSRNGLELLGDLKDFRNRVFGGE, from the coding sequence ATGGCATGCCTCGAGGCACTGCCGGCCGAGGTGCTGTACGAAATTGCCGAATGGCTGGTCTGGGACTTCAAACCGCCGTCCGACGGGCGCAAGTTCAGAGGCCCGTCATACGCTCGGCACCATGCAGCCCTGGCCAGGAGTTGCCGTCGTCTGTATAGCATCCTCAATCCGCAGCTGTACAAACGTAATATCCAGCAAGACGCCGTCCTCAACTCGTGCGTGCTGTGGGCGGCCGCGCGCGGCCTCCTGGGCACCATCAAGATTGCTCACGGGCTGGGAGCAGACCTCGACCTTCTTGGACCTCAAAGCCGCGACTTCCGAGAAAAGGGCTGGAACGGCATCGGTGCCCCGCGCGGCGATGCATCGACACCTCTCCATGTCGCCGTCGAGAACGACCatctcgacattgtcgaGTACCTCCTCGAGCATGGCGCCGCCGTTCATATATCCGCCGACGGCTGCTGCCTTTGCCACTATCACGTCGGGGCATATGCCCTCCACATGGCCCTCAAGCACAGCAGAAAGCCCAAGGAAACTGCGGCAATGCTGATTCGGCACGGGGCCTACCTGGTCAGCGGCAACACTCCGGCGGCCGGCATCGTGAGCAGGATGGGCCACCATGACCTCTTCCAGCTCTTGGTCGAGCAAGGCCGTCCAGAATCAACCAAGGCTGCGCTGGATCACTCGCTAAGAAGCCGCAACGTGCCGCTCTTTCAGGATCTCCTCCGACGCCCGGGCCTAGACCtctccccgccgccgtcaagctACCCGTCGCTCTTGGGGCTGGCCGTCTACATGGGCCTCACCGACGCCGTGCGTGCCTTGCTTAGCCGCTCTGACGTAGATCCCACAAATCTTCACGAGAGCGAACATTCTCCTCTGCAGGAGGCCGCACAAGGAGGGCATGTGGGTGCCCTGCACGCTCTTCTCACCATGAGGCCCGGTATAGACGTCAACGCAACCGACGACAAGGGCCGCTCCCCGCTCCATCACGCAGCCGATTATGGCCATGTTGAGGTTCTCAAGGCTCTCACACAGTACCCAGATGTGAAAGTAGGCGTGAGGGACAAGGATGGTCAAACACCGCTACACCTGGCCGCGTACGGTGGCAAATACGACGCTGTTCGCTTCCTGATCAAGCATCCAGGGGTCCAGCCCTTGGCTGTAGATGCCGCGGGCCTGAACGTCTTGCATTGTCTAGCAATAGGAGATTTAACGAGGAGGAAgctggagctgctgaaggaggaggacgacgacgacgacgacgacgacgataacGATGATGGATATCATTGGAGTAATGATCTTGGTCATGGATATTATTACGATTTCAAAGATGAGCATGAAAGCAGTAGTAAGAGTAGCAATGAGGGTGGCGAAGACAAGAACAAGGAAGCATCacccgacgccgacgaggttAAAGAAGCAGAACAGACCATCAGGGAGCTCATAAGCATTGGCATTCCCATTGACCAGGAAGCGCCGACATCCGAGACGGCTCTTCGCATAGCCATACGCCGCCTCAACTTCCCCATGGCTATAGCCCTGCTCGCCTGTGGGTGCGACCACACCATCGGCTTTGAAGAACCGTCAGGATGGACCCTGCTGCACGAATGCCTCAAGCTTCCCTGCCGCAAGCTTCCCGCCAAACAAAGCATGCAAACAGAACTGGTGAAGCAGCTAGTGGGTCGAGGCGTGAACATCGAGGCGGCCTACAGTTACGACCCAGATTTCGTTCTCATGGATATGGAGGAGAGGGACATGCTCGTGAACGAGAGTGCCACGCCGCTCTACTGCGCAGCCGCCCTCGCCCACAACACAAGGAGCATGGAGGTGCTTCTGGAGGCAGGAGCCGACCCCAACGCCGAGATTTACCGTTTTGGCCGCTACTCTGAGCCGTTGCTCACGGCCCTCTACCCCAAGCTGCGCTACAACCCGAGACAGCCATTCAGCGTGTTTGGGGTTCTCGTCAAGCACGGCGCGAAGCTGGACGAggcgggcggcgagggcaaaACGGCCCTGGAGGCGGCGATTGACTGCCCCAAAGCTGCGAAGGAGATGTTGTTGCATGCGACGAGCGAGAACATATGTCGCGAGCATGTGCAGAGCGTTATTGATGATCTTTCTAGCCGTAAAAAAAGTCGCAACGGGCTGGAATTGCTTGGAGACTTGAAGGACTTCCGGAACAGGGTATTTGGTGGGGAGTGA
- the UBR1 gene encoding E3 ubiquitin-protein ligase, whose product MPATEGAPQSGRDEGSRGRGRGRGRGSGGRGRRGRGGNAQTAVNATPANPAAQHVAAAAAAARVQLLKQQSQTADANAGVPTPATPADADDDADICFICANPVAHHSIAPCNHATCHICGLRMRALYKTKDCAHCRTPAPFVIFTDDTAKRFEDYTDKDITTTDSNIGIKYTNEDIVGDTVLLLRYNCPDESCDFAGLGWPDLHRHVKSVHRKRMCDLCTRNKKVFTHEHELFSDKELEKHMRRGDDKPGAADQTGFKGHPLCGFCGERFYDDDKLYEHCRMKHERCFICDRRDSRQPHYYLDYNALEEHFKKDHYICSNSECLEKKFVVFESEMDLQAHNLKEHAGKAVGRDARLVDMSSFDIRQSYQTERRGGHRDGEGRGRGRRRGGRGRDPNEDTVPPTSAQPLRRDELALQRQLAIHSAQSVSNRTFGGQLSAPAGQSLTTRSTPSGTSTPARSNNTASPQNGLASAMDSLTVTDTSNMSPEERARLVRHSSVVERAANLLGNDANRLNTFRQHISSYRQGGFTGPQLIDAFFTLFADVSSNALGTLVREVADLFDDKTKADNLRKAWQDWRAINEDYPSLPGLSGMHGATSSSSGWANAATANPASPNATAPAQKHSNRVLRLKNSTRLGGPTPTSIKATPGWISSPAVQRPPASSSAFPLLPPASSSASVSTSASISRPTWTSSSSSSQPAQPRSAISRNQDAFPSLPAAPKPTTTIFGYGSGRGVRRDYGHAESNFTWGASSSAANTTPAEEDDDAATSKKGNKKGKKVLVQWG is encoded by the exons ATGCCTGCTACCGAGGGCGCACCTCAATCCGGCCGCGACGAGGGCTCTAgaggacgagggcgtggCCGTGGACGAGGCAGCGGCGGgcgtggaagacgaggccgaggaggaaatgCTCAAACCGCAGTCAATGCCACTCCCGCCAACCCAGCAGCCCAGcacgttgccgccgccgcagcagcagcaagagtTCAGCTCCtgaagcagcagagccaGACTGCTGACGCCAACGCTGGCGTGCCGACTCCTGCGACCCCGGCTGACGCTGACGATGATGCCGACATCTGCTTTATTTGTGCCAATCCGGTTGCCCACCATTCTATTGCTCCTTGCAATCATGCGACCTGTCATATCTGTGGTTTGCGGATGAGGGCCCTTTATAAGACGAAGGACTGCGCCCATTGCCGA ACCCCAGCCCCCTTTGTCATCTTCACAGATGACACTGCAAAGCGCTTCGAGGATTACACCGACAAGgacatcaccaccacggaCTCCAACATCGGCATCAAATACACAAATGAAGACATCGTGGGGGATACCGTGCTCTTGCTGCGGTACAACTGCCCCGATGAGTCCTGCGACTTTGCCGGCCTCGGATGGCCCGACCTCCACCGCCATGTCAAATCAGTCCATCGCAAACGAATGTGCGACCTGTGCACTCGCAACAAGAAGGTCTTCACGCACGAGCACGAGCTCTTTTCCgacaaggagctggagaaaCACATGCGACGCGGCGACGATAAgcccggcgccgccgaccaAACCGGCTTCAAGGGCCACCCCCTGTGTGGTTTCTGTGGCGAGCGCTtctacgacgacgacaagttGTACGAGCATTGCCGCATGAAGCACGAGCGTTGCTTCATCTGCGACCGCCGCGATTCTCGACAACCGCACTATTACCTCGACTACAACGCCCTGGAAGAGCACTTCAAGAAGGACCACTACATTTGCTCCAACAGCGAGTGCCTGGAAAAGAAGTTTGTCGTGTTTGAGTCTGAAATGGACCTCCAGGCGCATAACCTCAAGGAACATGCCGGTAAAGCCGTAGGCAGAGACGCCAGGCTTGTCGACATGTCCTCCTTTGACATCAGACAGTCGTACCAAACCGAAAGACGCGGTGGCCACCGAGACGGCGAgggacgaggccgtggcagacgacgagggggCAGGGGCAGAGACCCCAACGAGGACACCGTGCCGCCGACTTCTGCCCAGCCGCTGCGCAGAGACGAGCTGGCCTTGCAGCGTCAGTTGGCAATTCACTCGGCGCAATCCGTATCGAACCGAACCTTTGGCGGCCAGCTCTCCGCGCCCGCTGGCCAGTCTTTGACCACACGCTCGACGCCGTCCGGCACGTCAACGCCCGCCCGAAGCAATAACACAGCCAGCCCCCAGAATGGCCTCGCCAGCGCCATGGACTCACTGACCGTTACCGACACGTCAAACATGTCACCGGAAGAACGCGCCCGCCTGGTCCGCCACAGCTCCGTCGTTGAGCGGGCCGCCAacctcctcggcaacgacGCCAACAGACTCAACACGTTCCGCCAGCACATCTCGTCCTACCGCCAAGGGGGCTTCACGGGCCCCCAGCTCATCGacgccttcttcaccctctTCGCTGACGTCTCGTCCAATGCCCTCGGCACCCTGGTCCGCGAAGTAGCTGACCTCTTcgacgacaagaccaaggccgacAACCTCCGCAAGGCATGGCAGGACTGGCGCGCCATCAACGAAGACTACCCAAGCCTCCCCGGCCTCAGTGGCATGCATGGCGCGACCTCCAGCTCAAGCGGGTGGGCGAACGCCGCAACTGCCAATCCGGCCTCCCCCAACGCAACAGCACCTGCTCAGAAACACTCCAACAGAGTCCTCCGTCTCAAGAACAGCACCCGTCTCGGCGGTCCTACGCCGACATCCATCAAGGCCACACCAGGTTGGATATCGTCTCCCGCGGTTCAGCGACCACCAGCATCGTCATCCGCCTTCCCCTTGCTCCCACcagcctcatcatcagcGTCAGTGTCAACGTCGGCATCTATTTCCCGCCCAACATGGacgtcctcctcctcctcctcccaaCCCGCCCAACCGCGATCCGCCATCTCCCGCAACCAAGATGCCTTCCCGTCTCTTCCCGCCGCCCCCaaaccaaccaccaccattttCGGATACGGATCCGGCCGCGGCGTCCGTCGCGACTACGGACACGCCGAATCCAACTTCACATGGGGGGCTAGTTCGTCCGCCGCAAATACAACCcccgccgaggaagatgacgacgcgGCCACCTCCAAAAAGGGGaacaagaagggcaagaaggtcCTCGTGCAGTGGGGATAG
- the Nor1 gene encoding Norsolorinic acid ketoreductase produces the protein MTPNANTVYVITGGNRGIGLGLVKALLARPSTSVIATVRNDEAARDLGEEIAAAAGVGDGSGLDMITLDLSRAPSPEQVGQAVADLGHDHVDVLINNAGMSSPMVPAAQTAADDLRAAFEVNSIAPLMVFQGLWPMLQKSARPKVVMMTSSVGCITLQELSGGSYGPSKAALNWITRALHLQNEESGLVAVALHPGWVQTGMGEQAARDWGYTQQPPETVQASVMGILEVVDGATRDTVSGTMVTFQGQVLPW, from the coding sequence ATGACCCCCAACGCAAACACAGTCTATGTCATCACAGGCGGAAATAGAGGCATCGGCCTCGGGCTAGTCAAGGCGCTCCTGGCCCGTCCGTCCACCAGCGTCATTGCCACCGTTCGaaacgacgaggccgccagAGACCTCGGGGAGGAGATTGCCGCTGCGGCTGGGGTAGGAGACGGAAGCGGCCTGGACATGATCACGCTCGACTTGTCCCGCGCCCCCTCGCCCGAGCAAGTAGGCcaggccgtcgccgacctGGGCCACGATCATGTCGACGTGCTCATCAACAATGCCGGCATGTCAAGCCCCATGGTCCCTGCGGCGcagacggcggcggacgaCCTCCGCGCCGCGTTCGAGGTCAATTCCATTGCGCCCCTGATGGTATTCCAAGGGTTGTGGCCGATGCTGCAAAAGTCGGCTCGCCCCAAGGTCGTCATGATGACGTCCTCGGTCGGCTGCATCACGCTTCAAGAGCTGTCCGGGGGCTCTTACGGCCCCAGCAAGGCGGCCCTGAATTGGATCACCCGtgctcttcatcttcagaaTGAGGAGTCTGGCCTGGTGGCGGTGGCCCTGCACCCGGGCTGGGTCCAGACGGGCATGGGAGAACAGGCGGCACGGGATTGGGGGTATACTCAGCAGCCGCCAGAGACGGTGCAAGCGAGCGTCATGGGCATCCTCGAGGTTGTCGACGGCGCTACTCGAGACACGGTGTCGGGCACGATGGTCACTTTTCAGGGCCAGGTGCTGCCTTGGTAG
- the PLT5_0 gene encoding Polyol transporter 5: MEKKASAEPPGYTEPVLHHDEQQGRRGSAALNIIENPLKRKSEDDNVRDARAFAETHGMSEHAGLFGRAALVARDPQRFEMISELDEEERGALQYERDHKWHGPFMLWYSIGLCAVGAATQGWDQTGANGANLSFPQEFGIAGEGRDEWIVGLVNSIIFLTAGLIGAFIVDPLNHYLGRRGEIFLTAACLTATPIGSAFAKSWQGLFAARFVMGIGIGAKNATVPIYSAEMAPARTRGALVMFWQLWVVAGIFLGFAANVIVKDVGDNAWRLQFGSAFIPSFVLMLGIFFCPESPRWLMKHGKHDEGFRSMLRLRAHPIIAARDFYYSHVIYEEEKKEARGAGYFSRLWDCFAVPRIRRANYGASTVMIAQQMCGINIISFYSSSIFESVGYSATEALYASLGYGAVQVVATIPTLFLIDTKGRRTLTMITFPLMCIFLLAAGLSLLPNGAYHITAQGDQNPAGDMRSRGARIGPVVLFVYLFTICYSLGEGPVAFQYSAEVFPTIQREQGMAWAVCINNTFAGILGLTFPRMKTVMTSTGAFGFYAGLNLVAWVMIFCFVRETKQLTLEELDQVFSVPTKKFIHYEATVWLPWFIKRYVFFQKIPRPPPLIEKAERDGAIKDA; encoded by the exons ATGGAGAAGAAAGCGTCTGCTGAACCGCCGGGCTACACGGAGCCTGTCTTGCACCACGACGAGCAACAGGGTCGCCGGGGGTCTGCCGCTCTCAACATCATTGAGAATCCGCTCAAG CGCAAATCAGAAGACGACAACGTCCGCGATGCCAGGGCCTTTGCCGAGACACACGGCATGTCTGAGCACGCCGGGCTCTttggccgcgccgccctGGTGGCCCGCGATCCGCAGAGGTTCGAGATGATTTCGGAactcgacgaggaagagcgcGGCGCCCTGCAGTACGAGAGAGACCACAAGTGGCATGGGCCCTTTATGCTGTGGTACTCGATCGGCCTCTGTGCCGTCGGGGCGGCGACCCAGGGATGGGATCAGACCGGTGCCAATGGCGCCAACTTGTCCTTTCCCCAGGAATTTGGCATTGCCGGCGAGGGCAGAGACGAATGGATCGTCGGGCTGGTCaactccatcatcttcctcacCGCCGGCCTCAT CGGCGCCTTCATCGTAGATCCGCTGAACCACTATCTGGGCCGCAGAGGCGAAATCTTCCTCACGGCCGCCTGTCTCACGGCAACGCCCATCGGGTCTGCCTTTGCCAAGTCGTGGCAGGGCCTCTTCGCCGCGAGGTTCGTCAtgggcatcggcatcggcgccaAGAACGCCACGGTGCCCATCTACTCGGCCGAGATGGCCCCGGCCAGGACTCGCGGCGCCCTCGTCATGTTCTGGCAGCTCTGGGTCGTGGCCG GCATCTTCCTGGGCTTCGCGGCCAACGTCATTGTCAAGGACGTGGGCGACAACGCCTGGCGCCTGCAGTTCGGCTCGGCCTTCATCCCGTCCTTTGTCCTCATGTtgggcatcttcttctgccccGAGTCGCCGCGGTGGCTCATGAAGCACGGCAAGCACGACGAGGGGTTCCGCTCCATGCTGCGTCTCCGAGCCCATCCCATCATTGCGGCGAGGGACTTTTACTACTCCCACGTCATCtacgaggaggagaagaaggaggcccGTGGCGCTGGCTACTTCTCCCGCTTGTGGGACTGCTTTGCTGTTCCTCGGATCCGGCGCGCAAACTATGGTGCCTCTACCGTCATGATAGCGCAGCAAATGTGTGGAATCAACA TCATCTCCTTCTACAGCTCATCCATCTTTGAGAGCGTCGGCTACTCGGCCACCGAGGCATTGTACGCGTCCCTCGGATACGGAGCTGTCCAAGTCGTGGCCACCATTCCTACTCTCTTCCTTATTGATACCAAGGGGCGAAGGACCCTGACCATGATC ACCTTTCCTCTCATGTGTATATTCCTCCTGGCTGCCGGCCTTTCGCTGCTCCCCAATGGTGCTTACCATATTACTGCTCAAGGCGATCAGAACCCTGCCGGCGACATGAGATCCCGCGGGGCGAGAATCGGACCTGTCGTGTT GTTCGTCTACCTGTTTACTATTTGCTACTCCCTGGGTGAGGGACCAGTTGCCTTCCAGTACTCGGCCGAGGTCTTTCCCACGATTCAGCGTGAGCAGGGAATGGCTTGGGCTGTctgcatcaacaacacctttG CTGGTATCCTTGGCTTGACTTTCCCGCGGATGAAAACCGTCATGACGTCCACCGGTGCAT TTGGTTTCTACGCTGGCCTCAACCTTGTTGCTTGGGTCATGATATTCTGCTTCGTGCGGGAAACCAAACAACTAACTCTGGAAGAGCTGGACC AGGTCTTTTCGGTCCCGACCAAGAAATTCATACATTACGAGGCCACCGTGTGGCTTCCGTGGTTTATCAAGCGATATGTCTTCTTCCAGAAGatccctcgccctcctccccTCATCGAGAAGGCGGAAAGGGACGGTGCCATCAAGGACGCGTAG